In Nonomuraea sp. NBC_00507, the following are encoded in one genomic region:
- a CDS encoding CAP domain-containing protein: protein MAAVLFTGVLIGRLTDDTEPNPHIYLNGTAPPAAATANPAPTTAKKALQQLESVPREVTTTKVPRGAGTPKPTGRTSDGQIPGYDSQDDPTQTFTGEQPSVAVIPGMASKVVSLTNSARAQHGCGPLRVDQGLMRSARTHSLEMARMGQLTHNSPDGASPWDRMERAGYRYGAAENIGAGYSSPNEAVQGWLASPDHRKNLLNCRLKAIGVGVASGPNGPWWTQDFGTQ from the coding sequence ATGGCGGCGGTCTTGTTCACCGGCGTGCTGATCGGTCGGCTGACCGACGACACTGAGCCGAACCCGCACATCTACCTCAACGGGACCGCCCCGCCCGCCGCCGCCACGGCCAATCCCGCGCCGACGACGGCGAAGAAGGCGCTGCAGCAGCTGGAGAGCGTGCCTCGAGAGGTCACGACCACGAAGGTCCCGCGTGGCGCGGGCACCCCGAAGCCCACCGGCAGGACGTCCGACGGCCAGATCCCCGGCTACGACTCCCAGGACGACCCCACCCAGACGTTCACCGGTGAGCAGCCGTCCGTCGCGGTGATCCCCGGCATGGCGTCCAAGGTCGTGTCCCTCACCAACAGTGCCAGGGCCCAGCACGGCTGCGGGCCGCTCAGGGTCGACCAAGGGCTCATGCGCTCGGCGCGTACGCACTCGCTGGAGATGGCCAGGATGGGGCAGCTCACGCACAACTCCCCCGACGGCGCCTCCCCGTGGGACCGCATGGAGCGCGCCGGATACCGCTACGGCGCCGCGGAAAACATCGGCGCCGGATACAGCAGCCCCAACGAGGCGGTGCAAGGGTGGCTCGCCAGCCCCGACCACCGCAAGAACCTCCTGAACTGCCGGTTGAAGGCCATCGGCGTCGGCGTCGCCTCCGGCCCGAACGGCCCATGGTGGACTCAGGACTTCGGAACCCAATGA
- the glmM gene encoding phosphoglucosamine mutase, with protein sequence MARLFGTDGVRGVAGRDLTAELAMDLSVAAAHVLGDAGAFAATGRRPVAVVGRDPRASGEFLEAAVVAGLAASGVDVLRLGVLPTPAVAHLTAALGADLGVMLSASHNPAPDNGIKFLARGGFKLSDAVEDEIERRLGEEWSFPIGSGVGRVRDAYGEADRYISHVLTTMSAALDGLNVVIDCAHGAAHMVAPEALVRAGARVEAIGARPDGLNINASHGSTHLDKLQQVVISRGADLGVAYDGDADRCLAVDHTGAIIDGDHIMAILAAAMHGEGLLAKDTVVATVMSNLGFKLAMREAGITVVETAVGDRYVLERMKSDGYNLGGEQSGHVIMLDHATTGDGLLTSLHLLGVVAKSGVPLKELASVMTPLPQILINVKDVDKGKASVPELAEAVALAEAELGETGRVLIRPSGTEPMIRVMVEAASEEHATQVAGHLADVVRKACAS encoded by the coding sequence TTGGCGCGCCTTTTCGGCACCGACGGGGTACGCGGGGTCGCAGGCCGCGACCTCACGGCCGAGCTCGCCATGGACCTGTCCGTGGCAGCGGCCCACGTCCTCGGCGATGCAGGCGCGTTCGCCGCCACCGGACGCCGTCCGGTGGCGGTCGTAGGCCGGGACCCGCGTGCCTCGGGAGAGTTTCTCGAGGCCGCCGTGGTCGCCGGCCTTGCGGCGTCCGGAGTGGATGTGCTGCGCCTCGGCGTGCTGCCCACCCCGGCCGTCGCCCACCTCACGGCCGCGCTCGGCGCCGACCTCGGCGTCATGTTGTCGGCGTCGCACAACCCGGCGCCGGACAACGGCATCAAGTTCCTGGCCCGTGGCGGCTTCAAGCTGTCCGACGCGGTCGAGGACGAGATCGAGCGCAGGCTCGGCGAGGAGTGGAGCTTCCCGATCGGCTCCGGCGTGGGCCGGGTGCGGGACGCGTACGGCGAGGCCGACCGCTACATCTCGCACGTGCTGACCACGATGAGCGCCGCACTCGACGGCCTCAACGTCGTGATCGACTGTGCTCACGGGGCCGCTCACATGGTGGCTCCCGAGGCGCTGGTCCGCGCGGGCGCCAGGGTCGAGGCCATCGGCGCCCGGCCGGACGGCCTCAACATCAACGCAAGCCACGGCTCCACTCACCTGGACAAGCTCCAGCAGGTGGTCATCTCGCGCGGGGCGGACCTGGGCGTGGCCTACGACGGCGACGCCGACCGCTGCCTGGCGGTCGACCACACGGGCGCGATCATCGACGGCGACCACATCATGGCCATTCTCGCCGCCGCCATGCACGGCGAAGGGTTACTGGCCAAGGACACCGTGGTCGCGACCGTCATGTCCAACCTGGGCTTCAAGCTGGCGATGCGCGAGGCGGGCATCACCGTGGTGGAGACCGCGGTGGGCGACCGCTACGTGCTCGAACGCATGAAGTCCGACGGCTACAACCTGGGCGGCGAGCAGTCGGGCCACGTCATCATGCTGGACCACGCCACCACCGGCGACGGCCTGCTCACCTCGCTCCACCTGCTGGGCGTGGTGGCCAAGTCAGGGGTGCCGCTGAAGGAACTGGCCTCGGTGATGACGCCGCTGCCACAGATCCTGATCAACGTCAAGGACGTGGACAAGGGCAAGGCCTCCGTGCCCGAGCTCGCCGAAGCGGTTGCTCTGGCCGAGGCGGAGCTGGGTGAGACAGGCCGGGTCCTGATCCGGCCGAGCGGCACCGAGCCCATGATCCGCGTCATGGTCGAGGCCGCGTCGGAGGAGCACGCCACGCAGGTGGCGGGCCACCTCGCGGACGTGGTCCGCAAGGCCTGCGCTTCCTGA
- the rpsM gene encoding 30S ribosomal protein S13 — MARLVGVDLPREKRLEIALTYIYGIGRTRAQEILQATGVSGDLRVHQLSDTELVPMRDYIEANFKIEGDLRREVQADIRRKIEIGCYQGIRHRKGLPVHGQRTQTNARTRKGKKKTVAGKKKPGKK, encoded by the coding sequence ATGGCTCGCCTGGTTGGCGTCGACCTCCCCCGCGAGAAGCGGCTGGAGATCGCTCTCACCTACATTTACGGAATCGGCCGCACCCGCGCCCAGGAGATCCTCCAGGCCACCGGTGTCAGCGGCGACCTCCGCGTGCACCAGCTCTCCGACACCGAGCTCGTCCCGATGCGTGACTACATCGAGGCGAACTTCAAGATCGAGGGTGACCTGCGCCGCGAGGTCCAGGCCGACATCCGTCGCAAGATCGAAATCGGTTGCTACCAGGGCATCAGGCACCGCAAGGGCCTGCCGGTCCACGGTCAGCGCACGCAGACCAACGCGCGCACCCGCAAGGGCAAGAAGAAGACCGTCGCCGGCAAGAAGAAGCCCGGTAAGAAGTAG
- the rpsI gene encoding 30S ribosomal protein S9 encodes MAEPTGVETAVEAELEDISSEDFPSEYTTESAASAEAPVRKPVTTGNSYGTGRRKEAIARVRIVPGTGKWTINGRSLDAYFPNKVHQQIVNEPFVVLGAEEAFDIIARIDGGGVTGQAGALRMGLSRALAILDVEVNRPPLKKAGFLTRDARATERKKYGLKKARKAPQYSKR; translated from the coding sequence GTGGCTGAGCCCACCGGTGTCGAGACGGCCGTCGAGGCCGAGCTGGAGGACATCTCCAGCGAGGACTTCCCGTCCGAGTACACCACTGAGTCCGCCGCCAGCGCCGAGGCGCCCGTGCGTAAGCCCGTCACGACGGGCAACTCGTACGGCACCGGCCGCCGCAAGGAGGCGATCGCCCGCGTGCGCATCGTCCCCGGCACCGGCAAGTGGACGATCAACGGTCGTTCGCTGGACGCTTACTTCCCGAACAAGGTCCACCAGCAGATCGTCAACGAGCCCTTCGTGGTGCTCGGCGCCGAGGAGGCGTTCGACATCATCGCGCGCATCGACGGCGGCGGCGTGACCGGCCAGGCCGGCGCGCTGCGCATGGGCCTGTCCCGCGCCCTGGCGATCCTGGACGTCGAAGTCAACCGCCCGCCGCTGAAGAAGGCCGGCTTCCTCACCCGTGACGCCCGCGCCACGGAACGGAAGAAGTACGGCCTCAAGAAGGCCCGTAAGGCTCCGCAGTACAGCAAGCGCTAA
- the truA gene encoding tRNA pseudouridine(38-40) synthase TruA — translation MVRLRLDLAYDGTDFSGWARQPGQRTVQGEIEQALGRILRLGEPAMLTVAGRTDAGVHARGQVAHVDVPDGSLAELDGNRGPLRVDERLSALVRRLGGVMTPDVRIYRVSVAPEGFDARFSASFRRYAYRVSDAVGGVDPLRRHEVVWHNRPLDLAALNAAAARLIGEHDFAAFCKKREGATTIRELQRLEWVREPDGVLVATVVADAFCHSMVRALVGSLLAVGDGRRPVEWPGEVLTRAVRDSGVHVAPARGLCLEEVGYPPEPELAARAEATRRVRMLSPLGGAALEDE, via the coding sequence GTGGTACGGCTCCGCCTCGACCTCGCCTACGACGGGACCGACTTCTCCGGGTGGGCCAGGCAACCCGGGCAGCGCACGGTCCAGGGCGAGATCGAGCAGGCGCTCGGCCGGATCCTGCGCCTCGGCGAGCCTGCCATGCTGACCGTGGCCGGGCGTACCGACGCCGGAGTGCATGCCCGCGGCCAGGTCGCCCACGTGGACGTGCCCGACGGGTCGCTGGCCGAACTGGACGGGAACCGAGGGCCGCTGCGCGTGGATGAGCGGCTCTCTGCGCTCGTGCGACGGCTGGGTGGGGTCATGACACCCGATGTACGTATTTATCGGGTCTCAGTGGCTCCTGAGGGCTTTGACGCCCGATTCTCGGCCAGCTTCCGGCGGTACGCGTACCGGGTGAGCGACGCCGTCGGCGGCGTCGACCCGCTGCGCCGGCACGAGGTGGTCTGGCACAACCGGCCCCTGGACCTGGCCGCGCTCAATGCGGCGGCGGCGCGGCTGATCGGTGAGCACGACTTCGCGGCCTTCTGCAAGAAGCGCGAAGGGGCCACCACGATCAGGGAGCTCCAGCGGCTGGAGTGGGTACGGGAGCCGGACGGCGTCCTGGTGGCCACCGTCGTGGCCGACGCGTTCTGCCACTCGATGGTGCGGGCGCTGGTCGGCTCCCTGCTGGCGGTCGGTGACGGGCGGCGGCCGGTGGAGTGGCCCGGGGAGGTGCTGACCCGCGCTGTACGGGACTCTGGCGTGCACGTGGCTCCCGCCCGCGGGCTGTGCCTGGAAGAGGTCGGCTACCCGCCGGAGCCTGAGCTCGCCGCGCGGGCCGAGGCCACGAGGCGGGTACGGATGTTGTCACCCCTTGGTGGCGCGGCGCTCGAGGACGAGTGA
- the rpsK gene encoding 30S ribosomal protein S11, translating to MPPKSRQGAPKKVRRKEKKNVAHGHAHIKSTFNNTIVSITDPSGNVISWASAGHVGFKGSRKSTPFAAQMAAENAARRAMEHGMRKVDVFVKGPGSGRETAIRSLQATGLEVGSIQDVTPVPHNGCRPPKRRRV from the coding sequence ATGCCTCCTAAGAGCCGCCAGGGCGCGCCGAAGAAGGTGCGCCGCAAGGAAAAGAAGAACGTCGCTCACGGGCACGCCCACATCAAGAGCACGTTCAACAACACGATCGTTTCGATCACCGATCCCAGCGGGAACGTGATCTCCTGGGCCAGCGCCGGCCACGTGGGTTTCAAGGGCTCCCGTAAGTCCACCCCGTTCGCCGCTCAGATGGCCGCGGAAAACGCCGCTCGCCGCGCCATGGAGCACGGCATGCGCAAGGTCGACGTCTTCGTCAAGGGTCCCGGCTCCGGTCGTGAGACCGCGATCCGCTCGCTGCAGGCCACCGGCCTCGAAGTGGGTTCGATCCAGGACGTCACCCCGGTTCCGCACAACGGCTGCCGTCCGCCGAAGCGCCGCCGCGTCTGA
- the rpmJ gene encoding 50S ribosomal protein L36, translating to MKVKPSVKKICDKCKVIRRHGRVMVICDNLRHKQRQG from the coding sequence ATGAAGGTAAAGCCGAGCGTCAAGAAGATCTGCGACAAGTGCAAGGTGATCCGCCGGCACGGTCGCGTCATGGTGATCTGCGACAACCTGCGCCACAAGCAGCGCCAGGGCTAG
- the rplM gene encoding 50S ribosomal protein L13, whose translation MRTFSPKPADVQRQWYVIDATDVVLGRLASHVATLLRGKHKPIFANHVDTGDFVIVINADKIALSGNKLEQKKAYRHSGYPGGLRSVSYGELMEKRPDKAVEKAVKGMLPKNSLGRKMIKKLKVYAGSEHPHQAQQPVPFQITQIAQ comes from the coding sequence GTGCGCACGTTCTCACCGAAGCCCGCCGACGTCCAGCGTCAGTGGTACGTCATCGACGCGACCGATGTCGTGCTGGGCCGGCTGGCCAGCCACGTCGCGACCCTGCTCCGCGGCAAGCACAAGCCGATCTTTGCCAACCACGTCGACACCGGTGACTTCGTCATCGTCATCAACGCGGACAAGATCGCGCTGAGCGGCAACAAGCTTGAGCAGAAGAAGGCTTACCGCCACTCGGGCTACCCGGGCGGTCTGCGTTCCGTCTCGTACGGCGAGCTCATGGAGAAGCGGCCGGACAAGGCCGTCGAGAAGGCCGTCAAGGGCATGTTGCCCAAGAACTCCCTCGGCCGGAAGATGATCAAGAAGCTCAAGGTCTACGCGGGTTCCGAGCACCCGCACCAGGCCCAGCAGCCGGTGCCGTTCCAGATCACCCAGATCGCCCAGTAG
- a CDS encoding DNA-directed RNA polymerase subunit alpha gives MLIAQRPTLLEESIDDTRSRFVIEPLEPGFGYTIGNSLRRTLLSSIPGAAVTSIRIEGVLHEFSTVPGVKEDVTDIILNLKELVVSSEHDEPVVMYLRKQGPGEVTAADIAPPAGVEVHNPELRIATLNGKAKLEMELTVERGRGYVSAAQNKQPGQEIGRIPIDSIYSPVLKVTYKVEATRVEQRTDFDRLILDVETKPAMKPRDAVASAGKTLVELFGLARELNVEAEGIDIGPSPTDAALAADLALPIEELNLTVRSYNCLKREGIHTVGELVARSEQDLLDIRNFGAKSIEEVKQKLHEMSLALKDSPPGFDPSAVAGGGYDDDDSAYVETEQY, from the coding sequence ATGCTGATCGCTCAGCGCCCGACTCTTCTCGAAGAGTCGATCGACGACACCCGGTCCCGATTCGTCATCGAGCCGCTGGAGCCGGGCTTCGGTTACACCATCGGCAACTCGCTGCGCCGCACGCTGCTGTCGTCCATTCCGGGCGCGGCCGTGACGAGCATCCGCATCGAGGGCGTGCTGCACGAGTTCTCGACCGTTCCCGGGGTCAAGGAAGACGTCACCGACATCATCCTCAACCTCAAGGAACTGGTCGTCTCCTCCGAGCACGACGAGCCGGTCGTGATGTACCTGCGCAAGCAGGGCCCGGGTGAGGTCACCGCCGCCGACATCGCGCCGCCGGCCGGTGTCGAGGTGCACAACCCCGAGCTGCGCATCGCCACGCTCAACGGCAAGGCGAAGCTGGAGATGGAGCTGACCGTCGAGCGCGGTCGCGGCTACGTCTCCGCCGCTCAGAACAAGCAGCCGGGTCAGGAGATCGGCCGGATTCCGATCGACTCGATCTACTCCCCGGTGCTCAAGGTCACCTACAAGGTCGAGGCGACCCGAGTCGAGCAGCGTACCGACTTCGACCGCCTCATCCTCGACGTCGAGACCAAGCCGGCCATGAAGCCCCGCGACGCGGTGGCCTCCGCCGGTAAGACCCTCGTCGAGCTCTTCGGCCTGGCCCGCGAGCTCAACGTCGAGGCCGAGGGCATCGACATCGGCCCGTCGCCGACCGACGCCGCCCTGGCCGCCGACCTCGCGCTGCCGATCGAGGAGCTCAACCTCACCGTCCGGTCCTACAACTGCCTCAAGCGCGAGGGCATCCACACCGTGGGTGAGCTCGTGGCGCGCAGCGAGCAGGACCTGCTCGACATCCGCAACTTCGGTGCGAAGTCGATCGAAGAGGTCAAGCAGAAGCTGCACGAGATGTCGCTGGCGCTCAAGGACTCCCCGCCCGGGTTCGACCCGAGCGCGGTGGCCGGGGGTGGCTACGACGACGACGACAGCGCGTACGTCGAGACCGAGCAGTACTAG
- the rplQ gene encoding 50S ribosomal protein L17 — translation MPKPTKGARLGGSPAHERLILANLATDLFRYGKIRTTVTKAKRLRPLAERLITKAKKGDIHNRRQVLTVVKDKGVVHHLFTELATTFAERPGGYTRITKVGPRKGDNAPMAVIELVTEPLNAVTTRRTEAPAAAAAPAPAAEETEAPKAEEAAEVPEAAAEEAPAAEAEAKKDEA, via the coding sequence ATGCCCAAGCCCACCAAGGGTGCACGTCTTGGCGGCAGCCCGGCGCATGAGCGGCTGATCCTGGCCAACCTGGCCACCGATCTGTTCCGCTACGGCAAGATCCGTACGACGGTCACGAAGGCCAAGCGCCTGCGTCCGCTGGCGGAGCGCCTGATCACCAAGGCGAAGAAGGGCGACATCCACAACCGTCGCCAGGTCCTGACCGTCGTCAAGGACAAGGGCGTCGTGCACCACCTCTTCACCGAGCTCGCGACGACGTTCGCCGAGCGTCCCGGTGGCTACACCCGCATCACCAAGGTCGGCCCGCGTAAGGGCGACAACGCCCCGATGGCGGTCATCGAGCTGGTGACCGAGCCGCTGAACGCCGTCACCACCCGCCGCACCGAGGCTCCGGCCGCCGCCGCGGCGCCCGCGCCGGCTGCGGAGGAGACCGAGGCGCCCAAGGCTGAGGAGGCCGCGGAGGTTCCTGAGGCCGCCGCCGAGGAGGCTCCGGCCGCCGAGGCCGAGGCGAAGAAGGACGAGGCCTGA
- the infA gene encoding translation initiation factor IF-1, producing the protein MAKKDGAIEIEGTVVESLPNAMFRVQLDNGHKVLAHISGRMRMHYIRILPDDRVVVELSPYDLSRGRIVYRYK; encoded by the coding sequence TTGGCCAAGAAAGACGGCGCCATCGAGATCGAGGGCACTGTGGTTGAGTCGCTCCCGAACGCCATGTTCCGGGTGCAGCTCGACAACGGCCATAAGGTCCTGGCCCACATCAGCGGACGGATGCGGATGCACTACATCCGGATCCTTCCTGACGACCGGGTAGTCGTTGAACTGAGCCCCTACGACCTGAGTCGTGGGCGGATCGTCTACCGATACAAGTAA
- the map gene encoding type I methionyl aminopeptidase, translating to MFKRNRHGIQIKSPQQLEKMRAAGLVVGRTLDLLKRSVEPGMTPLDLDSIAEKAIRGEGAIPSFKGYQGFPATICASVNDEVVHGIPTNARKLQEGDIISIDCGAILDGWHGDSAVTVAVGEVDPKLTELMRVTEESMWRGIAALRPGRHLSDIGYEIERYVRSQGRFGIPQEYGGHGIGTEMHMDPWIANHGRPGRGPVLEEGMCLAIEPMVNLGTERTRVLADDWTVVTIDGKASAHFEHSVAVTHNGPWVLTALDGGKERLTQLQT from the coding sequence ATGTTCAAGAGGAACCGCCACGGAATCCAGATCAAGTCACCGCAGCAGCTCGAGAAGATGCGGGCGGCGGGGCTGGTGGTCGGGCGCACGCTCGACCTGCTGAAGCGCTCGGTCGAGCCCGGCATGACGCCGCTGGACCTGGACTCCATCGCCGAGAAGGCGATCAGGGGCGAGGGCGCGATCCCGTCGTTCAAGGGTTACCAGGGCTTTCCGGCGACGATCTGCGCGTCGGTGAACGACGAGGTGGTGCACGGCATCCCGACGAACGCCCGCAAGCTGCAGGAGGGTGACATCATCTCGATCGACTGCGGCGCCATCCTCGACGGCTGGCATGGCGACTCGGCGGTCACGGTCGCGGTCGGCGAAGTGGATCCCAAGCTCACGGAGCTGATGCGGGTCACGGAAGAGTCCATGTGGCGCGGCATCGCGGCGCTGCGGCCCGGCCGGCACCTGTCCGACATCGGCTACGAGATCGAGCGGTACGTCAGGTCGCAAGGCCGGTTCGGCATCCCTCAGGAGTACGGCGGCCACGGCATCGGCACCGAGATGCACATGGACCCCTGGATCGCCAACCACGGCCGGCCGGGGCGGGGCCCGGTGCTGGAGGAGGGCATGTGCCTGGCCATCGAGCCGATGGTCAACCTGGGCACGGAGCGCACGCGCGTGCTGGCCGACGACTGGACCGTGGTAACGATCGACGGCAAAGCCTCCGCACACTTCGAACACAGCGTTGCCGTGACACATAATGGTCCTTGGGTGCTAACCGCCCTAGACGGGGGCAAGGAGCGCCTTACTCAATTGCAGACCTAG
- the rpsD gene encoding 30S ribosomal protein S4, producing MARYTGADCKLCRREKTKLFLKGSKCESAKCPIEIRPYPPGEHGRGRPKESEYQLQLREKQKTRRIYGVLEKQFRNYYEEAAGKSGKSGEVLLQILETRLDNVVYRAGFAQSRDAARQQVRHGHILVNGKKVDIPSYRVREHDIIEVRENKRNLLPYEVARATAGERTVPAWLGVVPDKLRVLVHQLPVRQQIDTQVQEQLIVEYYSK from the coding sequence ATGGCTCGTTACACGGGCGCGGACTGCAAGCTCTGCCGTCGAGAGAAGACCAAGCTCTTCCTCAAGGGCAGCAAGTGCGAGTCCGCCAAGTGCCCCATCGAGATCCGTCCTTACCCGCCGGGTGAGCACGGCCGCGGACGCCCCAAGGAGTCCGAGTACCAGCTTCAGCTTCGTGAGAAGCAGAAGACCCGCCGCATCTACGGCGTCCTCGAGAAGCAGTTCCGCAACTACTACGAGGAGGCCGCGGGCAAGAGCGGCAAGTCGGGTGAGGTGCTGCTCCAGATCCTGGAGACCCGTCTCGACAACGTCGTCTACCGCGCCGGGTTCGCGCAGTCGCGTGACGCCGCTCGCCAGCAGGTGCGCCACGGCCACATCCTGGTGAACGGCAAGAAGGTGGACATCCCGTCCTACCGCGTTCGCGAGCACGACATCATCGAGGTCCGCGAGAACAAGCGCAACCTGCTGCCCTACGAGGTCGCTCGGGCGACCGCGGGCGAGCGCACCGTTCCCGCGTGGCTCGGCGTCGTGCCGGACAAGCTCCGCGTCCTGGTTCACCAGCTGCCGGTTCGCCAGCAGATCGACACCCAGGTGCAAGAGCAGCTCATCGTCGAGTACTACTCGAAGTGA
- a CDS encoding adenylate kinase gives MRLVLVGPPGAGKGTQAQYIASNLSIPKISTGDIFRANVSGGTDLGRLAKTYMDRGDLVPDEVTIAMVRDRLSEPDAQDGFLLDGFPRNVAQAEILRDMLKDWGQALDLVLELVVDDDEVVRRLAGRRTCSQCGRIWHVEFDDKKDDRCDACGGALFQRDDDKEETVRHRLEVYQEQTAPLVSYYADEGILVGVDATGPVEEVTQRAMEAIRPFMG, from the coding sequence ATGCGTCTCGTTCTGGTCGGGCCCCCCGGAGCGGGTAAGGGGACACAGGCTCAGTACATCGCATCGAACCTGTCCATCCCGAAGATCTCGACAGGTGACATCTTCCGTGCCAACGTCTCGGGTGGCACGGATCTTGGCAGGCTGGCCAAGACATATATGGACCGTGGCGACCTGGTGCCCGATGAGGTCACCATCGCCATGGTCCGTGACCGCCTCTCGGAGCCGGACGCGCAGGACGGTTTCCTGCTCGACGGCTTCCCGCGCAATGTCGCGCAGGCCGAGATCCTGCGCGACATGCTCAAGGACTGGGGCCAGGCGCTGGACCTCGTCCTTGAGCTTGTCGTGGATGACGACGAGGTGGTCAGGCGGCTGGCCGGCCGGCGCACGTGCAGCCAGTGCGGCCGCATCTGGCACGTCGAGTTCGATGACAAGAAGGACGACAGGTGCGACGCGTGCGGGGGCGCGTTGTTCCAGCGGGACGACGACAAGGAGGAGACCGTCCGGCATCGCCTGGAGGTCTACCAGGAGCAGACGGCGCCGCTGGTCTCCTACTACGCCGACGAGGGCATCCTCGTGGGGGTCGACGCGACCGGACCGGTCGAAGAGGTCACCCAGCGAGCCATGGAGGCGATCCGCCCGTTCATGGGCTAG
- a CDS encoding DUF1707 SHOCT-like domain-containing protein: MANSPEMRASDSDRDRVAAILREHTAQGRITMEEFNERLEDLYKSKTYGELAKLTADLPDVDLRNRPAKTAKAIESKDGMHSGMKAAWGAWAMASGINWVIWLIVSLSADGGVYPWPMWVMGPWGVILLVSTIFGSNQPKKK, from the coding sequence ATGGCGAACAGCCCCGAAATGCGAGCATCCGACTCCGACCGCGACCGGGTGGCAGCCATCCTTCGCGAGCACACCGCGCAGGGCCGCATCACGATGGAGGAGTTCAACGAGCGGCTCGAAGACCTCTACAAGAGCAAGACCTACGGTGAGCTCGCCAAGCTGACGGCCGACCTGCCCGACGTGGACCTGCGCAACCGGCCCGCCAAGACGGCCAAGGCCATCGAGAGCAAAGACGGCATGCATTCGGGCATGAAGGCCGCCTGGGGCGCCTGGGCCATGGCCAGCGGGATCAACTGGGTCATCTGGCTGATCGTGAGCCTTTCGGCGGACGGCGGGGTCTATCCGTGGCCGATGTGGGTGATGGGGCCGTGGGGCGTGATATTGCTGGTGAGCACCATTTTCGGCAGCAATCAGCCGAAGAAAAAGTAG